DNA from Rosa rugosa chromosome 6, drRosRugo1.1, whole genome shotgun sequence:
ACAACATTGGGGGTGCATGAATTAAGTAGGGTTTGTACTTGATGTATGTCGGTTTTAATCTTAATAGTGTCAGGTTACGAATGTGGAGACTTATGCTACTAGACCAAATGATacagaacatttttttttttgaaagaaatattttttgataaaaaaatctGAATTGATCCGTATTTTATCATTCTTAAATTGGTTATctgtaaataaaaataaaaaataaaataaaaacacgaCACGAGAGAGTTCGACTCACAGTAGATTAGTTATTGTATatgaattatttatttaataaaaaaaatgacacGAGAGAAAAGTTTCAAGGAAATAGCGCAAAGTCGTGTACACTTGTCATGATATAATTGGTCCCGTTACAACACAGAGCTCACTCAAAGAAGCCCACACCGCATAGGATTGCAAAACCCGCAAACACGACTCTCATAAACCAACCCCGGTAACGCCAGCGATTGCCAAATAtcacacacaaacacaaacacaaacacaaacactcCCTCACAttctctgagagagagagagagagagtcctcATTCTCACTTCCTCACACACACAGATCAGGTCCAAAACCAAACCCTAGAAATCCAGATTCCCAATTCCACCAGATCCATCCACCTATATACCTCGATTTTCTCTGATAATTGAGCTTCGTGCGTGTATATATAGATTCCATTGGGGGGAGGGGGCTGCGGTTTTCCACAATTTTGAGCCATGGCGTGTATAAAGGGGGTGAACAGATCGGCGTCGGTGGCGGTCGCGCCGGACGCTCCGTACATGGCGGCCGGGACGATGGCGGGAGCGGTGGATCTGTCGTTCAGCTCCTCCGCGAATATCGAGATCTTCAAGCTCGATTTACAGTCGGATGATCGTGATCTTCCTGTAGTGGGAGAGTCGACGAGCTCTGAGAGATTCAACAGGTTATCGTGGTCCAAGCCCGCTGCTGGATCAGGCTCGCAAGACTTTGGCCTTGGGCTCATCGCCGGTGGACTCGTCGATGGGACTATTGATATCTGGAATCCGCTCACTCTGATCCGGTAACTCTCGAATTGAAATTCTGCGGTTTCGTTTTTGGTTTGGATTAGGATTGGAATTGAATCTTGGATTTTATGCGGTTTCGGAATGTGGCTTTGTTTCAATGTTGGGGTAATGTGGGGGGAATTTTGTGAATTCTGTAGTCTCTTTGTGTTTGAACTCTGATCTCTTTGGTGTGACTGTTTTAGTGTGATTGAATAGATCCCGAATTAGTcaatttggtttggttttacAATCCAAGTTTATCTCTTTTGTTTTCAGTGAAATGGTGTGTGAACTTTGGCCGCTGGTAATGTAAATGTAGAGAAATCTGAGTTGGGATTCTATGATTTAAATTGTCGAGGATATTGTATAAAATGATAGGAAATTGTCTGCTTTCTCATTTGGAACATTTATTTTTCGGCTGCTAGAGAGGTGGCATTACAAAAGTGAGGACAGATGGATTTGATATATAATTAGGTAGAGTGTGGGTACAGTCAGaatatctttctttttctttttttctgatgTTATTTGATCCAGACAACTTGGTTAAATactttgtttgatttgtttctTGATCAGATTATGGTCTAGTTTACTTAACATTAATGTATCCTATCCAGAAAAATTTCTCAGTGATCCAGTTTTTTTCGATCAAGTGAGACTTTTAGATGTTATCAACAAATTTGTTGCACGTAATCTCAGGTCCAAACTCCCCCTTTATTTTCCATCACACATTGTAGTCATTGTAGTTTCATAATTCAACACgcccctttttatttttttactggTGGAATATAGGGGgaattctttatttattatgttttcttttggtggtggtgtgagagagagagagagagagagggggggggggtgagATCTCCTATTTCTTCCTATATTTCAAAATCAACTCTCAATACTATTGTAAAAGGAGGAAGATGTATAAAATTTGACATGGTAGATATCTGTTTTGGCCATAGTTTCTTCCACGTATGTGTTCCTTCTATAGTATGTACTATGTATTTGATTTGTTCATTCGCATGAACTATGGTAGAAGAGGCTTTGAAAATTAAAACAGCTATTGTATTACTCCTTGGAACTTTTGGTATGTGAGTTGATGCAATTTGTCTTTTCTTGGATTATTCCagtatatattatatatgtttATATAATGTGTATTTTTTTTGTGTATTAGGGTTGCTTGTAAGTGTATATTTACTTTAGTAGTTTGCTATTTATATTCTCTGAAACTTTTGTGTTTATgtatatttttttctattttattccTGGGGCCAGTCAATACAATCAAATAGAAAGGCCAATGGATCTTGAATTTCTGGGAATTTGCAATAATTTTTGGCTCATGTTAACTTTAGTTTTCATATTCACTGTTATTTCTGGGGCCTGGTTTTGACAAAACATCATAGTTCAGAAGGAACTTATTTTATTGTTGCTTCTTCTTAGTTCTGAGACAGGGGAAAATGCTTCCGTTGAGCGTCTGACAAGACATAAGGGGCCTGTAAGTCTTTTGTTTGGATTCTCTCAGTGCTTGGATTTCTGATGATTTTGTAGCATGTTTTAAGCTCCTAAAATTTTGTcttgttatttttatttcagGTTCGTGGTCTTGAATTTAATGCAATCGCCCCAAATTTACTTGCATCTGGGGCCGATGATGGTGAAATTTGCATCTGGGACTTGGCTAATCCTACCGAGCCAACTCATTTTCCGCCTCTTAGGGTTTGTATTGATTGGTTGTTGTCGGATTATTGAAGTTTAATTCTTTTTCTCTGAATGCATCACACTTCTCAATATGCCATGAAATGCAGTTCTAGGTCATAATCTCTTAGACACAGTTTTCTTACTTTTGACTCACATACACGTCTATGTTTTATCTGCACAgctaacatatatatatatatatatatatatgtatatatgtatatatgcacAATATGTGTGATTTTGTAGAAAAAACTACGTACTAGATCTACAATATGTAAGCGTAATATATGTAAATTTTTTTGATCTCTTGTTCGTTTTAATGAaagattccaaaaaaaaaaaaagtttttacaATATGCATTGCAACCATGGAAGGATGTGGGAATTATAAAGCGATAAAATAAGCAAAGAGAAGTGAACAGATGGAAAGGATGaggctttttctttttatatttttgtaaCTTGAGGAAGCATATAAACATTTATTTTTACCCATGTTCCTCCACCATAGTGAGATCTGTCTCTTTACTTTTCTACATCTGTGAGAATGTTATATGTGTCTGGACATTATTGATTCTAAACTTATGATCTTTATGCAGGGAAGTGGTTCTGCTGCCCAGGGTGAGATTTCATTTTTATCTTGGAATAGCAAGGTCCAACATATATTGGCATCCTCTTCGTATAATGGGACAACTGGTAAGGAACCTGATACTGTTTAAGGATTCGTTGGCTACAGATTGCATTTAATCTCAGAAAATGACATCTGATATCTTTTCCAGTGATTTGGGACCTAAAAAAGCAAAAGCCAGTGATAAGGTAATATGctagtatattttttttttcactgtgAACTGATCTCTCATTCTTGCATGATCTGGAACCGTTCAATGACCTTACTTAACATTATTTGCTGACAGTTTTGCGGATTCAGTTAGAAGACGGTGCTCTGTTTTGCAGTGGAATCCTGATGTTGCCACTCAGCTTGTTGTTGCATCTGATGAAGATGGTTCACCTTCTCTCAGGGTAACAAATTTGCGGATGATATTTCATTTGTCTAGCTGTGAAATATCTTAGAGATCAAACATATTAACTTCTTAGTTCATGCAGCTCTGGGATATGCGTAATATATTGTCACCAGTTAAAGAGTTTGTGGGGCACACTAAAGGTAAAAAATATCAGACATGTGACTTCTGAAATAAATGTTTCTATGGAACTTGTTCATATGTTATTGTTCTCTGTTGTTGACTTTTGTATTATTGGACTAGTAATAAATATCAGAACGGTGACTTGTAAAATAATTATTTCTATAGAACTTGATATGCTGATTACTTTTTTCCTGCCCCTTCCGTGGGGGGATAAAATTGAGCTGCATTCAAATATGGATTATTAGTTGGCTAATATAATTCATTTGTCAAATCATCCTAAGCTGCTAGTCCGCTCTTGTATCTTTCACTATAGTACACCCCATTTTGTTTATTCTAGGTCATTAGTTTGAGAAAGGAGGTGGGAGAAAGCATCAGCACTTTGTCAAACCCTCAAGTTGCTAGTGCACTCAAATATCGTTCGCTATAGACCCTTACCCCAGTTTGTTTATTTTAGGTCACTTAGTCTGAAAATGGAGGTGAGAGAAAGGATCACTACCTTAAAAGATCCCTCATATTATGACCTACATTAGAGTTGGTggctttgatttttgtttttgttgttgtgaGGATTTGTTGTTTCCAATGTTCTTTGAAGATTTGTGATTATGCATTGTGTACTCATTTTTCTGAGATTGTTAATTATTATTGTTGCATCAACTTCACTGACATTATGTTGATTGGACATAAATTGGACGTGCTTATGATTATTATATTTGTATGTCTTACTCCAGGTGTAATTGCAATGTCATGGTGTCCTAATGACAGCTCTTATCTGCTAACGTGTGCCAAGGACAATCGAACTATTTGTTGGGACACAGTTTCTGCAGAGGTATGAATTTACTGTCCTTAACACAGACTGATACATTTTTCACTTAACCTTGTTTTTCCCCTTCACCTCCTGGTGTCAATTTAATCtccttttttggtttttgttgggGTGCACTGTTCGGTGTTTGATTTGATGTTTTTTCTTTGGTCCAGATTGTATGTGAATTGCCTGCAGGCACCAACTGGAATTTCGATGTGCATTGGTATCCGAAGGTACCTGGAGTGATATTAGCGTCTTCATTTGATGGAAAAATTGGAATTTATAATATTGAGGTATGCCGTTTTTCTTATTGCTATCCTGAAGTTTCAGTGTCCAAGCATAGAAGTTGTGGAATGTAAATCCCCAGTGTGATATTTGATGGGTACAATTTGAAAGAACAAAAACTTGAAGTCAGGAATCTGACATTGAGATTGGTGAGCCAAAAATGTTTGAAGTGATGAGTTAAATGGAATGCTGAACTTTCTCCGCCAACTGTATTGGTGGTGAATGCTAAGATTGACGAACAACTATAACTCATGATTGGCCGCCATTATTAGCTGGTGTAGCCTGTTATTTCATAATTTGATTAATGAAGGATTGCTCGTGGTGTTTTTCGTAAATGGAACACAAGCATGTATTTATGTCTGATGTATCCATTTTTGGTCATGATCTTACcatggttaattttttttctttttctcacagGGTTGCAGTAGATATGGTGTGGGGGAGAGCGACTTTGGTGCTGGTAAGTCATACTTGATAACAATTGCATTGTTAACAGTACTCTTTTGTTGGATTagcattttctttcttctctttacTTCTTTTCCCACTTCCTCTATTTTGCCAGAGGCAATAATTCTTGGTGATTCAAGATGAATTTGGGGGTTAGAACTTATGTATACTATAGGAAAGTTaaaattttttgaaataattaAGATTAGAAAacacttctttttcttttcaacagTTTGGACTTAGGGTGGAACAGTTGGTGAGCCTGACTACATGGTTATATGTACTGAGATGGTCGAATAATGGGCATAGGGTTTCATatttatttctgttgtgtgcaATAACAGAATAATGGCCTTAGCGTGACTACATGGGCTGGTGTCCGAAGAATAAGTTGCAGGATTTCTTCAGATCAACACCCAATTAGGAATTTGAGGGGTAATTAGACAATATGGGTGTATGCATTTCCGGTTAAAGCCTGTGGCCCGTCATTACTAATCACAGGATTTACCAGAATGCCTCTGTCCTAGATATTGTAAACCGAAGCATTAAAATATATTACATCTTGCAGCTTTAGATTCTGATTGGAATTGTTGCAGAGGGGCAATGGGGTAATAGGCTCAAACACTAATGATGAATTCAAAAATttgagaaatgaaagaaatttaCAAGAAACGGATAAAAAGCTTGGGCCTTACTGCCCCCCTTGTTATAAACACTTCTTTCCTCCAATAATCTTTCTTCGAACGAAGGGAATAGTTTCATGAAAAGATTTCAACTCAGTAGTGTGGCTTTGTGAAGGTTGAATATTTAGGTTTTATGTAGAATATTGGTGCTCAGACCAAGTGAAATTGCATAAATCATCGTATGATTTTAATGAAATATTATGTAAGATGGGTAATTTTTAAACTAGATTCTATCTTTCAATAAGTGCTTACCTGGAAGGAGCATGGGCTAttcctactctctctctctctctctctctctaagcttCATGTGTCATCCTTTACACAGGACCTCTCAGAGCTCCAAAATGGTATAAGCGCCCAGCTGGAGCATCTTTTGGTTTCGGAGGCAAGATCGTGTCCTTTCACCCTAGTTCATCTGGTGTTTCAGAGGTAAGTTATTGGCATGCTACCCATATTGTGTACTATGAACGTATGATGCATTTTATAGCTTATCTTCTCCTTTTACCAGGTTTTTGTGCACAGCTTGGTTACTGAACAAAGTTTGGTGGATCGCTCATCTGAATTTGAAAGTGCAATACAAAATGGGGAAAGGTCTTCACTCCGGGCTTTATGTGACAAGAAAGCACAGGAGTCTGAGTATGTCATTTATCATAAGAAATGAACGTTTTCATCAGCTTTGGGAGAGTCATCATTTCTCTCCTTTCAATTCTCCTGTCATGGTTAACGTTTTTTTTGGCTTCAAATTTGCATGGTTATTTTGACAGGTCTGCGGATGACCGGGAAACATGGGGCTTGTTAAGGGTTATGTTTGAAGATGATGGGACTGCAAGGACAAACCTGATCACACATCTTGGTTTCAGTGTACCTGAGGAAACAAAAGAAACAGTTCAAGATGGTCTATCAGCGGAAGTCAGTGCACCTGGGATTGAGGATTCAACAACTGATAAAGCTGGTTTGGATGCTGAGAAGGAAACTACAATTTTTCCTTCTGACAATGGAGAAGATTTCTTTAACAATCTTCCTAGTCCTAAAGCTGACACTCCTCATTCAACCTCTGGTGACAAATTTGTTGCGGCGGATACAGTTCCTATTACAGACCAAGTTCAAGAAGAACCTGATGAACCGGAAGAGAGCGCCGATCCTTCATTTGATGAATCAGTTCAACATGCTTTAGCTGTAGGAGATTATAAAGGGGCTGTTGCAAAGTGCATTTCAGCAAATAAAATGGCTGATGCTTTAGTTATTGCTCATgctggtggtccgacgttgtGGGAGCGCACTCGGGATCAATACCTTAAGTTGAGCCATTCACCTTACCTTAAGGTATTTGAACTTTCATCTTGTGTTCTTGAAGGCAGTAAAACACTTGATTCTTTTGCATATGATGATTTCTTCTGCAAATAAGATGTTAAAAGAATTGTTTTTATTCATCTTATGATTATGCTATTTTGAAATTGGAAGTTTTGTTTACTGTCAGATTGTTTCTGCAATGGTGAGCAATGATCTATCAAGTCTTGTTAACACCAGACCCCTCAAATTCTGGAAGGAAACACTTGCTGTTCTCTGTAGTGTAAGTTTCCATGCTCTAAGATCTAAATATTTATGCCTTTGACACTTCTTGAATACATTTTGGGTTAAGTGAGATTCTGATAAATTGCATTATAAGTGCAACAATTTATGTTGCAGAAAATATATCCATATGATTTCTACCTATTACGTGACTGTTTCTGAGTCATCTTAAGTGCACTCTAAATTGCTGTATATGTCATTtatgttattttcttcttcatgaACAGTTTTCATCAATAGAGGCGTGGGAAGGTCTCTGTAATACGCTTGCTGCTAGACTTATAGCTGCTGGGAATACCCTGGCAGCAACTATTTGTTATATATGTGCGGGAAATATTGACAAGACAGTAGATATTTGGTCAAGGAATCTGACAACTGATCATGAAGGGAGATCCTATGTTGACCTTCTTCAGGtaactttgtttttatttattgtatTTTATGGTGCATGTAGGCTTCCGGGACTTGAACTtgacaaaatctatgtatttgCTTTAGGAATTAATGGAGAAGACTATAGTACTTGCCTTGGCAACTGGACAGAAGCGATTTAGTGCTTCTTTGTGCAAACTTGTTGAGAAATATGCTGAAATTTTAGCTAGTCAAGGTCTTTTAACAACAGCAATGGAGTACCTGAAACTCTTGGGCTCTGATGAATTGTCTCCTGAACTTGTGATCTTAAGGGATCGTATTGCTCTTTCTACAGAACCCGGTACGTATTTTTTGGAAATGCTCCCATGTGCTGTTTTAATCTATGGGTCTCTTTGTGGTTGCTTCTGAAAGGCCTAAAAGCACTTTCTAAAAGTGGAAAAACcgcttttttttttaggaggaaAGCACTTGACAAGTGCTCTAGTcacatttgaattttttttttgggcaaattttttattatttgtaaTTGAACTTTTCACAAAAGTGCTTTTCCCAAACAGGTCATATGTAGTATTTTCCTGCTGAAGATCATAGCTCAGCAGCCATCAATAATATATTGATGATCACAATCAATTGTGTCAAGAGTTATTATATAGATAGATACATGATATAAGAGTTATCCACGGGATGGTGACATATCTCAAAATATGAAGCCTTTTCCTCCTCTTACCTGCATTATTTATTATCATTAATGATGGTATTTGTTGTTTTGCTGCAGTAGAGAAAGTCCCCAAGACTGTAACATTTGAAAACCCTGATCAAACCCCTTATGTGGGTGGGAACACTCCATATTATCAGGTGTTCATCCAGATATTTCATTGTTGTTTTGTTGCCAAATCCATTTCTTTAATGTGGACCGACTttaactttaatttttttttttaattgaactgGCTAGGAACCAGCTCAGCCACCTGTGAATCCGTATGGCGGCTATTCTGAACCTGTGACTCCTCCGTATGCAGGTGGAGGATATCCTCATGTCCCATACCCCCAGCCTCCATCACAGACTCCATCACAGCCTCCTCACATGTTTGTTCCTACACCAACACCTCAACTACCACAGGTACATTTTgcctttttttattaatttatatatatatatatatatatattatagatTATAATGTGTTTTTACAATGGAACcttcaattcaatttttttttttgtataatttttCAATTCCCGAGTTGGTGTACAAGATGAGTTTCATTTAACTTGCACGTGTTTTTCTTGTAGGAAAAATATCCTGTACCTCCTGCTTCTACTCAGCCTAACGTGTCCTTTATTCCTTCGACTCCTCCTACTCTGTCAAATGTGGAGAAGTATCATCAGCCTACGCTGGGTTCGCAATTGTATCCTGTCGGTAGATCTGCacttgattttaaattacagaTCTGAACCATCTCCACGATGGATATTCTAAAGTTTTCTCCATTTGTGTTTTAGGGAACTGCTTTTCAACCTATGCAAACAGGGCCTGGTTCAGGAGCCCCTCATCAATCACATGTCAATCCAGTGCCTGCAAATAAGATGCCTCATGCTGTACCCCCTCCACAGAGGGGATTTATGCCAGTCACTAATTCAGGAGTTGTTCAGGGGACTCTGCAGCCATCTAGTCCCCCTGCTCCACCTCGACCTTCCGTGGCTCCTGCTCCACCACCTACCATACAGACAGTTGATACTTCAAAAGTTCCTGGTAATGTTTTCTTTAATGTGGTTAAACCTTTTGAATTCTGTGGTTTTGTTTCCCTTTGAACTTGGGCTGTCTTTATATGAAGTGAAGTTCATATCACAGCTTAAGAAGACGATAATTAGTTGGTTCAATTTTCCAACGTAAGGTGCGTTTTTGTCGTATATAACAGGCCACCAAAAACCCGTAATCGCAACATTAGGGAGACTTTTCAATGAAACATCTGAAGCGTTGGGAGGTTCACGTGCAAATCCTGCTAAGAAGCGTGAAATAGAAGACAATTCAAGGAAGATAGGTGCACTGTTTGCCAAACTCAACAGCGGAGACATATCTAAAAATGCTGGTGATAAACTTGTGCAGCTGTGCCAGGCACTGGATAATGGTGATTTCACCACTGCCTTAGGCATTCAGGTACCAAAATGGAGACTTCAACTTCTTTATTTTGTCAAACCATGAATAGATGTTTTAcctttttttatttggttttgtcCTTATTAGGTACAACTTACCACTAGTGAGTGGGATGAGTGCAACTTTTGGCTTGCAACTCTCAAGCGGATGATCAAGACCAGGCAAAATATGAGATTAAGTTGAGAAGGTTGAGATTCCCAAAGTGTCAGATTGTttggttttcaaaatttttCATGTGGCCTCAGGCATGGTGGTGCAGGAGTTGCTTCTTTTATGCACACAAGAAGAGCATCTATAGATTTCAGTTTCAGGAATTTGgtctttatattactttttgtAGGCCAATGATTGGTTTCAAAGCAGTTAGTGAAGATAGTATCTGGACAGTATTGGACATGTCGACCGtttccattttatttttgtagTTATTAGAAAtagtattgattttttttttccctttcacaGTTGCATAGAATGTTTACAGACCTGCTTCAGGCATAGAACTGGTTTCATTGGCCGTTAACTTGTACCACCTTTGTGATTTCATTATATGGACCCACAAATCAGAATGATGACTTCAATTTTGGTGAAAGTGAACGACTTGCTTTGGTTTGTATTTACTCTGTCTAATGTGGGATATAAATAATTTACTCTTTTGATAACACTCATCTTTTTGATCAAGTAAAATTTCATTTAATAATTTTTACTGCAACTATGCATCATGGTACTCACCGAGGGAGAAAAACGTTAGTGAGCTAAAACAAAGTATGAAGTGTCCTTACTcaagaagaaaaatgaatttaTATGTCAATGGATCCAACAATCATTGTTGAGCCCAACTTTGGTAACTAATCGAACTATGGGTGTATCGTTTCAGGACCTCCCGAGCACGTCAGGAAGATTGTTATTAAGACGTGCGACTTTAAGTCGGCAGGAAACTAGGTCTTGTTGATATCAGACAACTTACCAAATCTCAGCCACAACTCACAAGCAAGAATCCATGACTACAATCTTGACTCGCAAGAGCATGAACTTATTTGACAAATGATCCAGAACtagaaacaataaaaaacttCTGACCAAACGCATAACAGAAACTTCCATAGTTCAGGCTGTCCAGCAGGCACCTTCCATCCCTTTGATCCGCTTGTCACTaggttgaaagttgaaacaccTCTACAATGATATGCATCTTCCAACACCCCTCACCACCACGCCGATGTGCATTACACAGATTGCAATTGACTTTTTTTTATCTGAACACAAATTGCAATTGACATT
Protein-coding regions in this window:
- the LOC133713614 gene encoding protein transport protein SEC31 homolog B isoform X1; this translates as MACIKGVNRSASVAVAPDAPYMAAGTMAGAVDLSFSSSANIEIFKLDLQSDDRDLPVVGESTSSERFNRLSWSKPAAGSGSQDFGLGLIAGGLVDGTIDIWNPLTLIRSETGENASVERLTRHKGPVRGLEFNAIAPNLLASGADDGEICIWDLANPTEPTHFPPLRGSGSAAQGEISFLSWNSKVQHILASSSYNGTTVIWDLKKQKPVISFADSVRRRCSVLQWNPDVATQLVVASDEDGSPSLRLWDMRNILSPVKEFVGHTKGVIAMSWCPNDSSYLLTCAKDNRTICWDTVSAEIVCELPAGTNWNFDVHWYPKVPGVILASSFDGKIGIYNIEGCSRYGVGESDFGAGPLRAPKWYKRPAGASFGFGGKIVSFHPSSSGVSEVFVHSLVTEQSLVDRSSEFESAIQNGERSSLRALCDKKAQESESADDRETWGLLRVMFEDDGTARTNLITHLGFSVPEETKETVQDGLSAEVSAPGIEDSTTDKAGLDAEKETTIFPSDNGEDFFNNLPSPKADTPHSTSGDKFVAADTVPITDQVQEEPDEPEESADPSFDESVQHALAVGDYKGAVAKCISANKMADALVIAHAGGPTLWERTRDQYLKLSHSPYLKIVSAMVSNDLSSLVNTRPLKFWKETLAVLCSFSSIEAWEGLCNTLAARLIAAGNTLAATICYICAGNIDKTVDIWSRNLTTDHEGRSYVDLLQELMEKTIVLALATGQKRFSASLCKLVEKYAEILASQGLLTTAMEYLKLLGSDELSPELVILRDRIALSTEPVEKVPKTVTFENPDQTPYVGGNTPYYQEPAQPPVNPYGGYSEPVTPPYAGGGYPHVPYPQPPSQTPSQPPHMFVPTPTPQLPQEKYPVPPASTQPNVSFIPSTPPTLSNVEKYHQPTLGSQLYPGTAFQPMQTGPGSGAPHQSHVNPVPANKMPHAVPPPQRGFMPVTNSGVVQGTLQPSSPPAPPRPSVAPAPPPTIQTVDTSKVPGHQKPVIATLGRLFNETSEALGGSRANPAKKREIEDNSRKIGALFAKLNSGDISKNAGDKLVQLCQALDNGDFTTALGIQVQLTTSEWDECNFWLATLKRMIKTRQNMRLS
- the LOC133713614 gene encoding protein transport protein SEC31 homolog B isoform X2 produces the protein MACIKGVNRSASVAVAPDAPYMAAGTMAGAVDLSFSSSANIEIFKLDLQSDDRDLPVVGESTSSERFNRLSWSKPAAGSGSQDFGLGLIAGGLVDGTIDIWNPLTLIRSETGENASVERLTRHKGPVRGLEFNAIAPNLLASGADDGEICIWDLANPTEPTHFPPLRGSGSAAQGEISFLSWNSKVQHILASSSYNGTTVIWDLKKQKPVISFADSVRRRCSVLQWNPDVATQLVVASDEDGSPSLRLWDMRNILSPVKEFVGHTKGVIAMSWCPNDSSYLLTCAKDNRTICWDTVSAEIVCELPAGTNWNFDVHWYPKVPGVILASSFDGKIGIYNIEGCSRYGVGESDFGAGPLRAPKWYKRPAGASFGFGGKIVSFHPSSSGVSEVFVHSLVTEQSLVDRSSEFESAIQNGERSSLRALCDKKAQESESADDRETWGLLRVMFEDDGTARTNLITHLGFSVPEETKETVQDGLSAEVSAPGIEDSTTDKAGLDAEKETTIFPSDNGEDFFNNLPSPKADTPHSTSGDKFVAADTVPITDQVQEEPDEPEESADPSFDESVQHALAVGDYKGAVAKCISANKMADALVIAHAGGPTLWERTRDQYLKLSHSPYLKIVSAMVSNDLSSLVNTRPLKFWKETLAVLCSFSSIEAWEGLCNTLAARLIAAGNTLAATICYICAGNIDKTVDIWSRNLTTDHEGRSYVDLLQELMEKTIVLALATGQKRFSASLCKLVEKYAEILASQGLLTTAMEYLKLLGSDELSPELVILRDRIALSTEPEKVPKTVTFENPDQTPYVGGNTPYYQEPAQPPVNPYGGYSEPVTPPYAGGGYPHVPYPQPPSQTPSQPPHMFVPTPTPQLPQEKYPVPPASTQPNVSFIPSTPPTLSNVEKYHQPTLGSQLYPGTAFQPMQTGPGSGAPHQSHVNPVPANKMPHAVPPPQRGFMPVTNSGVVQGTLQPSSPPAPPRPSVAPAPPPTIQTVDTSKVPGHQKPVIATLGRLFNETSEALGGSRANPAKKREIEDNSRKIGALFAKLNSGDISKNAGDKLVQLCQALDNGDFTTALGIQVQLTTSEWDECNFWLATLKRMIKTRQNMRLS